In the genome of Hemiscyllium ocellatum isolate sHemOce1 chromosome 27 unlocalized genomic scaffold, sHemOce1.pat.X.cur. SUPER_27_unloc_14, whole genome shotgun sequence, one region contains:
- the LOC132807341 gene encoding probable G-protein coupled receptor 139, whose product MHAPVISPFFLVSYSILAAIGAPANLLAIIILSRRRCNLSRCITFYLVAIAVTDFFVIITAVILNRISRIYFRESILSTTPVCTLSVVLVYATRDCSVWLTVAFTIDRFVAICCQKLKTRYCTEETASLVIGIVYALCCVKNIPFYFIYEPLYILDGVSWFCNIKANFYVWPAWQAYDWLFQIYTPFLPFFVIPILNVLTIRQIMVANRARRRLRGAEKQQDPEMAHRKRSIILLFAISLSFLLLWAPLVGHFIYMRLQAESYFGGLDFSDPQYIFQETTNTLQLFSSCNNVFIYAISQNLFRKELMSLLMYPFAAVTNFFKRRVA is encoded by the exons ATGCACGCACCAGTCATTTCCCCCTTCTTCCTCGTTTCCTATTCAATTCTCGCTGCTATTGGCGCCCCTG CCAATTTGTTGGCAATCATAATTCTATCTCGAAGACGGTGCAATCTCTCCCGATGCATCACCTTTTACCTGGTGGCTATCGCAGTGACTGATTTCTTTGTCATCATCACAGCAGTAATCCTCAATCGAATCAGCCGCATCTATTTTCGGGAAAGTATCTTGTCAACCACTCCTGTGTGCACTCTCAGCGTCGTACTGGTCTATGCTACGCGGGATTGTTCGGTCTGGCTAACAGTCGCCTTTACCATCGACCGTTTCGTGGCCATCTGCTGCCAGAAGTTGAAGACCAGATACTGTACAGAGGAAACTGCTTCTCTAGTCATTGGAATTGTATATGCTCTGTGCTGCGTCAAGAACATTCCATTCTACTTTATCTACGAACCCTTATACATCTTAGATGGGGTATCGTGGTTTTGCAACATCAAAGCCAACTTCTACGTCTGGCCAGCTTGGCAGGCTTATGATTGGCTCTTTCAGATTTATACCCCTTTTCTCCCATTTTTCGTTATTCCGATACTGAACGTACTGACCATAAGACAGATCATGGTGGCCAACAGAGCCCGTAGGAGGCTCCGGGGTGCAGAGAAGCAACAAGACCCGGAGATGGCCCACCGCAAGAGATCCATCATCCTACTGTTCGCCATCTCTCTCAGCTTCCTCCTCCTGTGGGCCCCTCTTGTCGGACATTTCATCTACATGCGGCTTCAAGCAGAGAGCTACTTCGGTGGATTAGATTTCAGTGACCCACAGTATATCTTCCAAGAGACGACCAACACACTTCAGTTATTCAGTTCCTGCAACAACGTCTTCATTTATGCAATATCACAGAATTTGTTTCGAAAGGAGTTAATGAGCTTGTTGATGTACCCCTTCGCTGCCGTCACCAATTTCTTTAAACGCAGAGTGGCATAA